From a region of the Besnoitia besnoiti strain Bb-Ger1 chromosome I, whole genome shotgun sequence genome:
- a CDS encoding gorasp2-prov protein (encoded by transcript BESB_002060), translating into MGAGQSLDQRAALAAGEKAKGGAYRVMKIQRGSPAEAAGLEIFFDFITQIDDVPLTSPTEETLQAFFAKVNQPNRPEPVQLVVFNARMRSFRTVTLVPAALLPPASRANRAVSSSIFSLGLSVSFADVSNVMSEGVRVLAVAPNSPAAHAGLVATQDWILADNQGVFRDLDDLVESVSASLKRHMQIFVFNAASETIREVFIVPNNDWGGEGSLGCELGSGYLHRLPFSRRALAGVTTSESHADLTASPSPRASCPSADPRVCSPARPSSPGAVEGEEPAAPVSPCGPERPTSQRDAKEGASAGPQGERDAERACAAVRKKERDDCLLLKEASEQDGRVSRDGKEEVYILDSDGAPVLLTEGVEFNDAYPPYAHAFDDGEDEVWDLVCPYRDEGDEFGAAGADFACRPSASSLQPSGYFLYPVTNSPLKETSFPLCDDRDGYAAHNGRSAVAGSSVPFPFALANAQGRSRGRRDSDFDETSSYFAYDLPYAAAMARHTSAVFTGPPQAGEVVSSSSLH; encoded by the exons ATGGGAGCAGGGCAGTCGCTTGACCAGCGGGCGGCGTTAGCCGCGGGTGAAAAGGCCAAGGGCGGGGCTTACCGCGTGATGAAGATTCAGCGCGGCAGTCcggccgaggccgccggtcTCGAGATCTTCTTTGATTTCATCACGCAAATCGACGACGTCCCTCTCACCTCGCCGACA GAAGAGACGCTCCAGGCCTTCTTCGCCAAAGTGAATCAACCGAATCGGCCTGAGCCGGTACAGCTCGTTGTGTTCAACGCGCGAATGCGCAGCTTCAGAA CTGTGACGCTCGTTCCGGCTGCCCttctgccgcctgcgtcgcgcgcaaATCGCGCGGTGTCTTCGTCTATTTTCTCTCTCGgtctctccgtctccttcgcggacGTCTCCAACGTCATGAGCGAGGGCGTTCGCGTCCTTGCCGTCGCGCCGaactcgcccgcggcgcacgcgggtCTCGTCGCCACGCAGGACTGGATTCTTGCAGACAACCAG GGCGTCTTTCGGGACTTGGACGACCTGGTGGAGAGCGTCTCGGCCTCGCTGAAGCGGCACATGCAGATTTTCGTCTTCAACGCAGCCTCCGAGACGATTCGCGAGGTCTTCATCGTTCCCAACAACGACTggggcggcgagggaag TCTGGGCTGCGAGCTGGGCAGTGGGTATCTCCATCGCCTGCctttctctcggcgcgcccTGGCGGGCGTGACAACTTCCGAGTCTCACGCAGATTTgacggcctcgccttcgcctcgcgcgtcctgTCCGTCCGCGGACCCCCGGGTCTGCTCGCCTGCTCGCCCATCGTCTCCGGGCGCGgtcgaaggcgaagagccCGCGGCTCCAGTGTCTCCTTGCGGGCCAGAGCGCCCAACTAGCCAGAGGGACGCAAAGGAAGGGGCCTCCGCAGggccgcagggcgagcgagacgcggagcgggcgtgcgccgcagtgcggaagaaagaaagagacgacTGCTTGCTTCTCAAAGAGGCGAGCGAACAGGATGGCAGAGTTTCGCGCGACGGCAAGGAGGAGGTCTACATCCTCGACAGCGATGGCGCGCCCGTTCTCCTCACTGAGGGCGTCGAGTTCAACGAC GCGTATCCTCCCTACGCGCATGCGttcgacgacggcgaagacgaggtgtgGGACCTCGTGTGTCCGTaccgcgacgagggcgacgagttcggggccgccggcgcggactTTGCGTGTCGCccctcggcctcctcccTGCAGCCCAGCGGCTACTTCCTCTATCCCGTCACAAACTCGCCGCTTAAAGAAACATCATTCCCCCTCTGCGACGACAGAGACG GGTACGCTGCGCACAACGGTCGCTCTGCTGTCGCGGGCTCGAGTGTGCCGTTccccttcgccctcgcgaaCGCTCAAGGGAggagcagaggccgccgagacTCGGACTTTGACGAGACTTCGTCAT ACTTCGCCTACGACTTGCCGTACGCCGCTGCAATGGCGCGCCACACGTCGGCGGTGTTTACAG GGCCTCCTCAGGCGGGCGAAGTTGTGTCGAGTTCCTCGCTTCACTAG
- a CDS encoding hypothetical protein (encoded by transcript BESB_002070): MAAFIASTCFFASSVLLLPVAEQPCIIVGDAEERPARVTPLREPVEIPPLLASPLPVILRRLFPCALRRRQRTNLACAHFANTPVRPRDVTPQSCFDARHPTAAHEEGISSRRLSSRHPASTPPPPRSPAPPPVPPAAPSVSSAASPPRRSPPGLSSESSPPRKRSRKCLPHRAGGEEPAFSASQPLAASVVTPQEGRLPSGAPAVSSGLSLQQFGAPGPPWRPAFGLSWISQRRSRQHTLLRQPLPEDSTDMLTRVRPHSVFWQPPVFPPLPAPEFPRPGSPLAPSSQRPALSLPAHALYSSLSPSPPSDDADDTGRPPESALATPSTSFGSPGAAPGWRGPAYPRSLLAPRDATSSRSPTTSPHRPFTLPVEGSQGTLSHGALEGSAAAVDDGGRRRAVAGEGTTSQSSLASRQRGRTVDDGERPSTSARTGRKQEAVYHSPTAQEGDGRERARAHQPRLRRLEMHVPWVAHRVVPWYVWFYPWRAEPRTEHWERCKPSQACWFLQYSCGGRKVARWMTKEEVGFYWNVQALRAQNRSAAKEKATRRWRREYEAARRGLTTPPFRQWRDTDYSPKVRSLAKESAMRVRYLQKQGLTFPVPAPVVNRLLEWEPSDSSDDEFEPPGTSEWKKYKKK; encoded by the exons ATGGCTGCCTTCATCGCTTCCACGTGCTTTTTCGCATCTTCcgtccttcttctgcctGTGGCAGAGCAGCCCTGCATCATCGTCGGGGATGCGGAGGAACGTCCGGCGAGGGTGACTCCATTGCGAGAACCCGTTGAGATTCCGCCTCTCCTGGCCAGTCCGCTTCCAGTGATACTTCGGCGTCTTTTTCCGTGCGCTTTGCGCCGCCGTCAACGCACCAACCTGGCTTGCGCGCACTTTGCCAATACACCGGTCCGTCCTCGTGATGTGACCCCACAAAGCTGTTTCGACGCTCGCCACCCGACCGCCGCTCACGAGGAAGGCATCTCGTCACGTAGACTGTCCTCAAGGCATCCGGCCTCGACTCCACCCCCACCTCgttctcccgcgccgccacctgtCCCTCCCGCTGCTCCTTCcgtgtcttctgcggcttcgccgccacGTCGATCTCCTCCCGGCCTCTCTTCTgagtcgtcgcctccgcgaaaGCGGAGTCGTAAATGCCTTCCGCACCGAGCCGGGGGAGAAGAGCCCGCTTTTTCTGCCTCCCAGCCGTTGGCGGCCAGCGTCGTGACACCTCAAGAGGGGCGCCTCCCATCGGGTGCCCCTGCGGTTTCCAGCGGACTCTCACTCCAGCAATTTGGCGCTCCAGGGCCTCCGTGGAGGCCTGCCTTCGGGCTAAGCTGGATATCGCAGAGGCGGTCTAGGCAGCACACTCTCTTGCGGCAACCGCTTCCGGAGGACTCTACCGACATGCTAACGCGAGTGCGGCC GCATTCTGTCTTCTGGCAGCCTCCGgtgtttcctcctctcccagCCCCCGAGTTTCCGCGTCCCGGGTCGCCCCTTGCACCTTCCTCGCAGCGACCTGCCCTTTCTCtgcccgcgcatgcgctgtaTTCCTCTTTGtcaccgtcgccgccgtctgatGACGCGGATGACACAGGGCGCCCCCCAGAGAGCGCCCTCGCCACCCCGTCAACTTCATTCGGTTCCCCCGGTGCTGCTCCAGGTTGGCGTGGGCCTGCGTATCCGCGGTCCCTGTTAGCGCCTCGAGATGCGACGTCGTCTCGATCGCCAACTACTTCCCCGCATCGCCCCTTCACTCTCCCGGTGGAGGGGAGTCAGGGAACTTTGTCACACGGAGCACTGGagggctccgcggctgcggtggACGACGGTGGAAGACGGAGAGCTGTCGCCGGGGAGGGCACGACGTCACAgtcttcgctcgcgtctcgtcAGCGTGGACGAACAGTCGACGATGGCGAGCGCCCCTCCACTAGCGCGCGAACTGGACGCAAACAAGAGGCTGTCTACCATTCGCCTACAGCACAGGAGGGAGAcgggcgagagcgcgcgcgagctcaTCAGCCGCGTTTGCGCCGACTAGAAATGCACGTCCCGTGGGTGGCGCACCGGGTTGTTCCCTGGTACGTGTGGTTCTATCCGTGGCGTGCCGAGCCCAGGACTGAGCACTGGGAACGATGCAAGCCTTCACAAGCTTGCTGGTTTCTCCAGTACTCTTGTGGCGGTCGGAAAGTGGCCAGATGGATGACAAAAGAGGAAGTCGGTTTTTATTGGAATgtgcaggcgctgcgagctCAAAACCGTTCGGCAGCCAAAGAGAAAGCGACCCGCAGATGGAGACGGGAATATGAAGCTGCGAGACGCGGTCTAACCACACCGCCGTTTCGTCAGTGGAGGGATACCGACTACTCTCCGAAGGTGCGGAGCCTCGCGAAAGAGTCTGCGATGCGCGTTCGTTACTTGCAGAAGCAGGGGCTTACCTTCCCTGTGCCGGCTCCCGTTGTCAACAGGTTGCTTGAGTGGGAGCCTAGTGACTCCTCAGATGATGAATTTGAGCCACCGGGGACTTCCGAATGGAAGAAGTACAAGAAGAAATAA